From a region of the Anomalospiza imberbis isolate Cuckoo-Finch-1a 21T00152 chromosome 3, ASM3175350v1, whole genome shotgun sequence genome:
- the DYNC2LI1 gene encoding cytoplasmic dynein 2 light intermediate chain 1 isoform X3 — protein sequence MATGSQARAPRSDAQGQGKTTIILRCLEREESPKPTLALEYTFGRRARRHNTPKDVAHFWELGGGTSLVELIRIPITSYNIRSFAVVLVLDLSKPNELWTTMENLLQVTRNHVNKILTKLEKTNPEVAAEIKQRMWNNLQRDHPDSALVDPFPIPLVIIGSKYDIFHEFDSEMRKIISKTLRFVSHYYGASLVFTSKSEALLLKARALINHLAFGYDKSKSVSVDPSKPLFIPAGLDSMSQIGPPPASDSDLGKMRANTPLELWKKVFEKTFPPKSFSDLQDTKDPAKDSQYAEYEVDVMRAQKNQELEQYKRNASKSWKEMDFDSD from the exons ATGGCCACGGGCAGCCAGGCCCGCGCCCCGCGCAGCGatgcccaaggccag GGAAAGACCACTATCATACTGAGATGCCTTGAGAG GGAAGAGTCTCCAAAGCCAACATTAGCCTTGGAATATACTTTTGGAAGAAGAGCAAGGAGACACAATACA CCTAAAGATGTAGCTCATTTTTGGGAATTAGGTGGTGGAACCTCATTAGTGGAACTCATTCGAATACCAATCACTAGCTACAACATAAG GTCATTTGCTGTAGTTCTGGTATTGGATCTCTCCAAACCTAATGAACTGTGGACTACTATGGAGAACCTTCTGCAGGTCACCAGGAACCACGTGAACAAAATTTTAACCAAACTAGAAAAGACAAACCCTGAAGTAGCTGCTGAAATTAAACAGAGAATGTGGAACAATCTGCAGAGGGATCACCCT GACAGTGCATTAGTTGACCCTTTTCCAATACCCTTGGTGATAATTGGAAGCAAATACGATATTTTTCAT GAGTTTGACTctgaaatgaggaaaataatAAGCAAGACACTTCGATTTGTTTCCCATTATTATGGAGCATCATTAGTG TTTACCAGTAAATCTGAGGCTCTCCTGCTGAAAGCCCGTGCTCTTATTAATCACTTGGCATTTGGTTATGATAAAAG cAAGTCTGTATCAGTGGATCCCAGCAAACCTCTCTTTATACCAGCAGGCCTGGATTCCATGAGCCAAATAG GACCACCACCCGCCTCTGACAGTGATCTTGGAAAGATGCGTGCCAACACACCTTTGGAACTATGGAAAAAAGTATTTGAGAAAACATTTCCTCCCAAG AGTTTCTCTGATTTACAAGATACCAAGGACCCTGCAAAGGATAGTCAATATGCTGAGTATGAAGTTGATGTCATGAGAGCTCAGAAAAACCAG GAACTTGAACAATACAAAAGAAATGCCTCTAAATCCTGGAAAGAAATGGATTTTGACTCCGATTGA
- the DYNC2LI1 gene encoding cytoplasmic dynein 2 light intermediate chain 1 isoform X1, which translates to MPKASDTLWDLAIAEVEKRENPDDDDDVKPGEVWEKSILFMGNKNGGKTTIILRCLEREESPKPTLALEYTFGRRARRHNTPKDVAHFWELGGGTSLVELIRIPITSYNIRSFAVVLVLDLSKPNELWTTMENLLQVTRNHVNKILTKLEKTNPEVAAEIKQRMWNNLQRDHPDSALVDPFPIPLVIIGSKYDIFHEFDSEMRKIISKTLRFVSHYYGASLVFTSKSEALLLKARALINHLAFGYDKSKSVSVDPSKPLFIPAGLDSMSQIGPPPASDSDLGKMRANTPLELWKKVFEKTFPPKSFSDLQDTKDPAKDSQYAEYEVDVMRAQKNQELEQYKRNASKSWKEMDFDSD; encoded by the exons atgcccaaggccag TGATACTTTATGGGATCTTGCTATAGCTGAAgtggagaagagagaaaatcctgatgatgatgatgatgtcaAGCCAGGGGAAGTTTGGGAAAAATCAATATTATTTATGGGAAACAAAAATGGG GGAAAGACCACTATCATACTGAGATGCCTTGAGAG GGAAGAGTCTCCAAAGCCAACATTAGCCTTGGAATATACTTTTGGAAGAAGAGCAAGGAGACACAATACA CCTAAAGATGTAGCTCATTTTTGGGAATTAGGTGGTGGAACCTCATTAGTGGAACTCATTCGAATACCAATCACTAGCTACAACATAAG GTCATTTGCTGTAGTTCTGGTATTGGATCTCTCCAAACCTAATGAACTGTGGACTACTATGGAGAACCTTCTGCAGGTCACCAGGAACCACGTGAACAAAATTTTAACCAAACTAGAAAAGACAAACCCTGAAGTAGCTGCTGAAATTAAACAGAGAATGTGGAACAATCTGCAGAGGGATCACCCT GACAGTGCATTAGTTGACCCTTTTCCAATACCCTTGGTGATAATTGGAAGCAAATACGATATTTTTCAT GAGTTTGACTctgaaatgaggaaaataatAAGCAAGACACTTCGATTTGTTTCCCATTATTATGGAGCATCATTAGTG TTTACCAGTAAATCTGAGGCTCTCCTGCTGAAAGCCCGTGCTCTTATTAATCACTTGGCATTTGGTTATGATAAAAG cAAGTCTGTATCAGTGGATCCCAGCAAACCTCTCTTTATACCAGCAGGCCTGGATTCCATGAGCCAAATAG GACCACCACCCGCCTCTGACAGTGATCTTGGAAAGATGCGTGCCAACACACCTTTGGAACTATGGAAAAAAGTATTTGAGAAAACATTTCCTCCCAAG AGTTTCTCTGATTTACAAGATACCAAGGACCCTGCAAAGGATAGTCAATATGCTGAGTATGAAGTTGATGTCATGAGAGCTCAGAAAAACCAG GAACTTGAACAATACAAAAGAAATGCCTCTAAATCCTGGAAAGAAATGGATTTTGACTCCGATTGA
- the DYNC2LI1 gene encoding cytoplasmic dynein 2 light intermediate chain 1 isoform X2 gives MPKASDTLWDLAIAEVEKRENPDDDDDVKPGEVWEKSILFMGNKNGGKTTIILRCLEREESPKPTLALEYTFGRRARRHNTPKDVAHFWELGGGTSLVELIRIPITSYNIRSFAVVLVLDLSKPNELWTTMENLLQVTRNHVNKILTKLEKTNPEVAAEIKQRMWNNLQRDHPDSALVDPFPIPLVIIGSKYDIFHFTSKSEALLLKARALINHLAFGYDKSKSVSVDPSKPLFIPAGLDSMSQIGPPPASDSDLGKMRANTPLELWKKVFEKTFPPKSFSDLQDTKDPAKDSQYAEYEVDVMRAQKNQELEQYKRNASKSWKEMDFDSD, from the exons atgcccaaggccag TGATACTTTATGGGATCTTGCTATAGCTGAAgtggagaagagagaaaatcctgatgatgatgatgatgtcaAGCCAGGGGAAGTTTGGGAAAAATCAATATTATTTATGGGAAACAAAAATGGG GGAAAGACCACTATCATACTGAGATGCCTTGAGAG GGAAGAGTCTCCAAAGCCAACATTAGCCTTGGAATATACTTTTGGAAGAAGAGCAAGGAGACACAATACA CCTAAAGATGTAGCTCATTTTTGGGAATTAGGTGGTGGAACCTCATTAGTGGAACTCATTCGAATACCAATCACTAGCTACAACATAAG GTCATTTGCTGTAGTTCTGGTATTGGATCTCTCCAAACCTAATGAACTGTGGACTACTATGGAGAACCTTCTGCAGGTCACCAGGAACCACGTGAACAAAATTTTAACCAAACTAGAAAAGACAAACCCTGAAGTAGCTGCTGAAATTAAACAGAGAATGTGGAACAATCTGCAGAGGGATCACCCT GACAGTGCATTAGTTGACCCTTTTCCAATACCCTTGGTGATAATTGGAAGCAAATACGATATTTTTCAT TTTACCAGTAAATCTGAGGCTCTCCTGCTGAAAGCCCGTGCTCTTATTAATCACTTGGCATTTGGTTATGATAAAAG cAAGTCTGTATCAGTGGATCCCAGCAAACCTCTCTTTATACCAGCAGGCCTGGATTCCATGAGCCAAATAG GACCACCACCCGCCTCTGACAGTGATCTTGGAAAGATGCGTGCCAACACACCTTTGGAACTATGGAAAAAAGTATTTGAGAAAACATTTCCTCCCAAG AGTTTCTCTGATTTACAAGATACCAAGGACCCTGCAAAGGATAGTCAATATGCTGAGTATGAAGTTGATGTCATGAGAGCTCAGAAAAACCAG GAACTTGAACAATACAAAAGAAATGCCTCTAAATCCTGGAAAGAAATGGATTTTGACTCCGATTGA